The Granulicella arctica genome segment CGCGGAAAATCACCACATCAAGATGCTCCGGATGTTTCACCGGACTGGGCACACCGCTGTAATACTTCACTGGGCGAATACACTGGTACAGGTCCATCAGTTGGCGCAACGCAACGTTCAGCGAACGAATGCCTCCGCCCACCGGCGTCGTCAGAGGACCCTTGATCGAGACGCGAAAATCCACCGTCGCCTTTACCGTATCTTCCGGCAGCCAATCCTTGGTCTTCCGATACGACTTCTCTCCGGCCAGCACCTCGTACCACTGGACCGAACGCTTGCCTCCATACGCCTTCTTAACCGCCGCGTCGAACACTCTCTGCGATGCTCGCCAAATGTCCCGCCCCGTACCATCACCCTCAATGAAAGGGATAATCGGATGGTCGGGTACAGTATATTTTCCATCCTTGTATTCAATAGGCTGGCCGTTCGTCGGGACAGGAATTCCGTTGTAAGTTGTCTGCATGTCGTATGGCTCCAGAGAAACGTATCCAGATCAGGGGCGAAGAATATCATCCAGTAAAGATGTGTGGCAAAGCTGCACCGTGACGCGAGCTATGAATGACTACAGCCACCCTCTTCCGTGCAATCAAACGCGTGAAACATTAAGATAAATCGCTGCGTCTTAGAGGATGCCGTTCGCTGTTCCGAAGGTAGGCCCAGCGAAGGTTATCGTGTATGGCTCACGAGATTACCTGGAATCTGATACGGTGGATTGTCTTAATTTCATGAGAACCGATCCCTATCTACCGATTCTCGTCCTGCTGCTAGGGGCCCTCGGCTTTGCCGTTGCCCCTCTTGCACTGGCATGGATTTGGGCAAAGAAGTTCTCACCTCCCAAGCCCGGCCGCGACAAAAATGCGGTTTACGAATGTGGTTTGGAGGCATCAGGCGATGCCTGGGTTCAATTCAAACCGGGCTATTACCTATATGCCATCATCTTTCTGGTCTTCGATGTAGAAGTAGTCTTTTTGCTGCCGTTTGCGACGGCGTTTAACGGATTCGGCGTAGGCGAATGCATCGCCATGCTGGCCTTTTTGCTTCTGCTCATCGAAGGGCTGGCTTGGGCCTATCAAAAGAATGTACTGACCTGGACATAGCCCTTACGCAGAAAACTGTTACGCTACCACCCAAAGGGTTTTCGGAATGGATGAAACGCTAAAGATCGAGCTGAGCAAGCAAGGTATCTTCGCCACCACCCTACAGGAACTCTACAACTGGGGCCGTAGAAGTTCCCTATGGCCACTGAACTTCGGCCTGGCCTGCTGCGCCATCGAGATGATCGCCACCACCATGGCTCGCTATGACTTGGCTAGATTTGGCGCGGAGGTCTTTCGGCCATCTCCTCGCCAGGCAGATCTGATGATCGTCGCCGGCACCATTACCAAAAAAATGGCCCCGCAGGTCGTGCGCCTCTATAACCAAATGCCGGAGCCGAAGTATGTCATTTCCATGGGTGCCTGCGCCATCTCCGGGGGACCGTTCAAGCAGGGCTACAACGTCCTCAAGGGCATCGATCGTTACATCCCCGTCGATATTTATATCCCCGGCTGTCCGCCGCGGCCCGAAGCCCTGATCGACGGTTTCATGGCCTTGCAAAAGAAGATCGACACGCAGCAGCTAACAGGAAGCAACAGACCGCGTCATTTAAACGCCGATGAACCGAGCGAATTTCCCGTGCCGGAATTTGGCGCGCATGATCTTGAGCCGTCACAAAACCCCGAGATATGGCACGCTCCTCTGGTCCATATTTCCCTGGCCGATAACGATGAATCTGGAACTGCTTGAATCCGAGATCGAAGCGAATGTTCCCGGCTGCCGATTGGAAATTATTCCCAATCCCAGCCCATCGGCCCAACATTCCCTACTGATCAATCCTGAACACGCATTGACGATAGCCGAATTTCTGCGCGACGCAGCACATCTCCGTTTCGATTACTGCTCTAACGTCACCGGCATCGATTGGCCTGCACCTGAGAGTTCAGGAAAGATAAAGCTTAAGGAAATGGGAGACGGCATGGAGCAGGATGTCGAAGAGGAGATCAAAATCCAAGATGCCGGATACCTGGAAGTCGTTTACCACCTTTACTCCATGGAGAAAAAACATGGGCCAGTCACTCTCCGCATGCGCACGGAAGATCGCGCCGAACGCGTACACCTCCCGTCACTGACGCCGGTCTGGCGAAGTGCAGATTTTCAGGAGCGCGAGATCTTCGACCTCTATGGAGTTGTCTTCGATGGGCATCCCGACCTGCGACGCATTCTGATGTGGGATGAGTTTGAAGACCATCCCATGCGCAAAGACTACCGCGAACCGGATGATTACGAGTACGAGCCAACGGCGCATGATGAAGTACTTCGAAAAGCGAAGCAGCATCACAGCACAATCGTATGACGACAAACACCCCACTGCCCCCCACCGCGCATTTATCACCAAAACCATCGATCAATAGCGGCGGCACCCAGTTGCTCGAAGTCTCGATGGGCCCGCAGCATCCTTCGACGCACGGCGTTTTTCGCATGGATGTCGTTCTGGACGGTGAACGCGTCATCAAGCTAAAGCCAATCTTTGGGTATCTGCATCGCAATCACGAAAAAATAGCCGAGGACGAAACATACCTCGGCTCCATGCCTTACACGGACCGGCTCGACTACTTCTGCTCCATCACCAATAACTGGGCATACGCACTTGCCGTTGAAACATTGGCCGGAATACAGGTGCCCGAACGCGCCGAGTATCTTCGGGTCATCACGGGCGAGCTGACTCGGCTACAGAACCACGCCTGCCTCATAGGATTTTTGACCCAGGACATGGGTGCCAGCGGAACACCGCTGATGTATGCCTTCCGCGAGCGCGAAAAGATCCTCGACCTCTTCGAGGCACTCACCGGCGCACGCATGATGTGCAATTACATGCGTTTTGGCGGCTGCCGCGTAGACCTGCCAGCAGGCTGGCTCCAGCAGGCCAAAGAAGTCGTCGAAGCGTTCCCCCGCTTTCTCGATGAATACGAGAGCCTGCTTGCGAGCAACGAAATTCTTATGTCACGAACACAGGGCGTTGGCGTGTTGTCGAAAGAGCTAGCCGTTAACGCAGGCATTACAGGACCAATGCTGCGGGCCTCTGGCGTCAACTACGATCTTCGTAAAGTGGATAAATACGGCATCTACGATCGGTTCACCTTTCGGGTCCCGCTCGGCGATCACGGCGACGTCTATGACCGCTACATGATCCGCCTGTTGGAGATGCGTGAGTCGGTCAAGATCCTGCAACAGGCCATGCGGGACATCCCAGACGGCCCTATTATGGATGCGAAGACTAAGATACGCGGATTCCGCCCCAAAGCAGGAGAAGCCTATGGACGGATCGAGGCTCCTAAAGGTGAACTCGGCTTCTATCTCATCAGTGACGGATCGCCGAATCCCTATCGCTATCGCGTGCGACCGCCCAGTTTGATCAATCTTACCGTTCTCGAAGACATGTGCCTCGGCCAGAACGTGGCGGATGTCGTCATCATTTTAGGCAGCGTCGATATCGTAATGGGCGAGGTAGACCGTTAGACGACGTGTAAATGGGATAGAGTGGATCAACCGAATTTAGATCATTTTCAGTAGGGTGAGAGATCGATGCTTGGTGCAGGTATTCTGAAGGGTCTGGCGGAGACAGCTCGGAATTTTCTGGGCAGCTATGTCGATAAAGATCGACTAACGACCGTTCAGTTCCCCGAGGAACGCGCGCCACGCATCGAGGCTTCACGCAACTTCCCATTCCTGGTCTACGACGGCACCGCTAAGCAAGAGGGTCTACGTTGCGTCTCTTGCCTGATCTGCGAAAAGGAATGTCCACCCAAGTGCATCTTCATCGAAAAGAGCACGGACAAGAAGCCAGACGCCACTGGCAAACTACAGTTCTACCCCGCCACCTTCAATATCGACATCTCCGTATGTATGAGCTGCCAGATCTGCGTCGAGGTTTGCCCATTCAATGCCATTAAGATGGACGTCGACTTCGAACTAAGCACTACCGATCGTTTCAGCGATCTGCTTTGGAACAAGGAACGACTGGCTAAGTCGAATGAATACTACCGCGAGATCCATCCCATAGAAGCCGCAGCCGTCGATGCGGAATTGGCTGAAGCCCGAGCAAGGGTAGCTGGAGCAAAGGCAGTTACCACGTCCCCTCCAGCACAACCATCAAGCGGGAGTTCTGTAGAGAAATGACACCCGAAACGATCGATCAGATCTTCGTGATCTCGAAGCACTGGCTCCTCGGTTATATGCCGACCGCCTTGCAACCGATCGGCTCAGCCATACTCTCTGTCGTGCCTGTTCTTGTAGTCTTTCCACTGCTATTTGCCATCACCACTGTTCTGGAGCGTAAAGGTCTTGGACGAATCCAGAACCGCTACGGTCCGAATCGCGTCGGCCCTTATGGTTTCTGGCAGCCTATAGCAGACGGCATCAAGTCACTCACCAAAGAAGATGTTGTTCCTCGCACCGCAGACCAGGTCGTGCATTTTCTTGCGCCGCTGCTACTGGTCTTAGCGGCCTTTCTAGGCTATGCAGTTCTGCCCATCGGCAAGAATATGGTGATCACTAATCTAAATGCTGGCGTATTGTTTTTCTTCGCTGTCGGCTCTATGGTAGAGCTCGCCGTCTTCATGGCCGGTTGGTCCAGCCGAAGCAAATACTCCCTGCTCGGTGCGATGCGCGCCGTAGCACAGATGATCAGCTACGAGGTGCCACTGGTTCTCGCGGCCATCGTCATCATCATGGCATCTGGTTCGCTCTCCACCGTCGCCATCGTAAACATGCAGGCCACTTACACCGGCATCTGGCCGCACTGGTTCCTCTTTACACCCTGGGGATTCGCCGGGTTTATTCTCTTCATGATTGCGGCGACAGCAGAGTCCAATCGTGCGCCCTTCGACCTCCCCGAAGGCGAGTCCGAGATCATCGCCGGATATTACATCGAATACTCCGGCTTCAAGTTCGCACTCTTCTTCCTCGGCGAATACCTAGGGATGTTCGCAACGAGCGGCTTGGCGATCACACTCTTCCTCGGCGGATGGGCAGCCCCGTTCTCCTTCTTGACTTGGATTCCGTCATACATTTGGTTTTTTCTCAAACTGCTGACGTTGATTGCAGTTTTCATCTGGGTCCGCGGCACGTTTCCGCGCCTGCGTATGGACCAGCTGATGGGTCTAGCCTGGAAGTTCATGTTGCCGATGACATTGCTCAACATCTTTACTGCTGGCATCTGGCACTTCATACCCGAAGGTATCTTGCGATGGCTGGTATGCAGCCTCCTAATCGTGGCCCCATGGATACTGCTCAGCCGCGGCCTCAAGCAGCGAAAGAAGCTTCAAGTTCGGACCTACCGTTTTGCCGAGTAAGTACGCCTTAGAGGTTAAGTAGAGGTTCGAGATGACCGCATCCTTCCTTATCCTTGCCGCACTCACGATCGCTGGAACAGCGGCTGCAATGAGCCTGCGCAACTTGATCCATTGCGTCCTCGCCTTGACGCTCGGCTTCCTCGGTCTGGCTATGCTCTATCTTCAGCTTGGCGCGCAATTCGTGGGCTTCACACAAATTCTCGTATACATTGGAGCCGTAGCGATCCTTGCCGTCTTCGCCATCATGATGACGCAAAGCGCTGGTCCGCACGCACAACCGGCACTCTCTTCCTTCTGGATAACGGGCTGCCTTGTAGCCGGCACCGTCTTCGTGGTTCTGGCATGGGCAATCTGCTCCGGATCAGCTTCAGCTCCAACACCGCCACAACCAGGCGTCTCGGTCAATCAGATCGGTGACGCGTTGATGCACCAGTTCGCCTTGCCCCTGGAGATCATGGGCCTTCTCTTGACCGCCGCACTCATCGGCGCGGTGATACTTGCGATGCCGGAAAAGAAAGGAGAGCAATGAACTCGCTGACTGGCTATCTGCTCCTGTCCGCTCTTCTTTTCTCCATCGGCCTCGCAGGCGCATTGACGCGGCGCAACGCCATTCTTGTTCTCATCGGCATTGAACTGATGCTCAATGCAGCGAACCTGAACTTCATTGCCTTCTGGCGCTATGGTCCGAATCCCTCAGCTCTAACCGGAATCATGTTTGCGATTTTTTCCATTAGTGTCGCCGCAGCAGAGGCCGCCGTAGGACTAGGCATTATCCTCGCCGTCTATCGGCACGCAAAAACCACCGATTTAGATCAGATGAATTCCATGAAGGGCTGACGGCTAAGAGACTCGATGACCTGGATCGTCCAAAATCTGTGGCTGGTGCCCGTACTGCCGATTACGGCAGCGGGGATCATCGCTCTTACCAAGCAGCGCCACCGGGTGTTCGCAGCTTCGCTCGCTATCGGCTCCATGGCAATCTCGTTTCTCCTGTCACTCTGTGCCTTTGCGCACGCACTGTCGACCAGTCAGGGAGAAGCAGCCAAGCAGGTCTTTAACTTCGGCTGGTTTCAATTTGGCAGCGAATGGCTGAAACTCGGCTGGATACTCGACCCTCTCACCGCAGTAATGTTGTTGATGGTCACCTTCGTCGGATTGCTGATCTTCGTCTACAGCGTCGGCTACATGGCGCACGACGAGAACTTCACGCGTTTCTTCTGCTTCCTCGCGCTCTTCGCTGGGGCCATGCTTGGCGTCATCATCGCAAACAGCCTGCTCCTGCTCTTCATGTGCTGGGAGATCGTCGGCCTGACATCGTATCTTCTGATCGGCTTTTGGTATGCCAATCCAAAAGCTGCTGCGGCAGCAAAAAAAGCCTTCCTCGTCACACGCATCGGCGATCTTGGATTCTTCCTCGGGATGGCGTGGCTGTATGCGCAAACCGGCACCCTGCTCTTCTACGACGGCGGCTCAGGCTGCCTCGAACACTCCGCACTCACCACTCTCGTAACCCAAACAACCATCTTCGGAATCACAGCCTCCACGGGTATCGCGTTGCTCATCTTCTGTGGAGCCGCCGGGAAATCCGGTCAGGTTCCCCTGCATGTCTGGTTGCCGGACGCGATGGAAGGACCAACGCCCGTCAGCGCACTCATCCACGCTGCAACGATGGTTGCAGCCGGAGTCTTTCTCATCGCACGTATCTATCCGCTGATGAGCGCACATGTGGCATCGCTTCCGCTGCTCACACCGACTCTGGCGCTGCAAGTCATCACGTGGGTGGGTGCGATCACCGCTCTCTTCGGAGCCCTGGTCGCAGTCGCTCAATACGACATCAAGCGAATTCTCGCCTACTCCACCGTCTCGCAGCTTGGCTACATGATGATGGGCCTCGGCGTCGGCGGCGTGTCCGTCGGCATGTTCCATCTCATCACCCACGCCTTCTTCAAATCCCTGTTGTTCCTCGGCGCAGGCTCGGTCATTCATGGTTGCTCCGGCGAGCAGGATATCCGCCGCATGGGTGGTCTCCGCAAATTCATGCCAATCACCTTCGCGACGTACGCCGTCGGAATGCTCGCGTTATGTGGATTCCCACTCTTCTTCTCCGGCTTCTGGAGCAAGGACGAGATATTACATGCAGCCTTTGTATGGAGCATCTCCCGCATGCCGTTCTACATGGGTGCGTTCGGTGCATTGCTAACTGCCTTTTATATGACGCGACAACTCTGCTACGTATTTGCCGGAGTATCGCGTCAAGCAGCAATCAGTCATACCTTCCTTTCGTCAGACACCCACGGCCATAACGCAACACCACACGAAAGCCCCGCCGTCATGACGACACCACTGCTGATCCTTGCCGCCTTCGCCATACTGCTTGGACTGATCGGCGCGCCCGCATGGCCGTGGTTCCAATCTTTTCTCGAAGGCGAACACGCGACGCTGAACTTCGCTGCTTTCTCTAACGCTGGCATTCTCCCGCTCATGGCAGCATCATCGTTTCTCGTCTTTCTTGGTCTGGGCCTGGGCTGGTGGCTCTATGGCCGCAAGCCAATTGCAACCGCTGAGCAGCCGGACGCGCTGGGGAAGATCCAACCCCACCTCTTCTCCATCCTGAGCCATGCTTTTTATGTAGACGAACTGTACAGCGCAACAATTCTCCGGCTAAACGCCCCGTGCTCCCTCGCCTGCGATTGGTTCGACCGATGGGTCTGGAATGGTGCCGTACAAATCATCTCCTATCTCGTCCTCGCTCTTGCATGGCTCGATAACTTTTTTGATACGTATGTTGTGAACGCCAGCTTCGACGAGAGCTGTCAGACAGTCTCTCGTAGCGGTCAAATCCTCTCGCGACTGCAAGGTGGTCGCATTCAGAGCTATCTCCAGATGATCGGCCTCGCGCTCATCGTACTTGTGGTTCTCCTACTCTGGGGGACCAAGGCGTGATCGTATATCCATGGATCACCACCCTCACCGCTATACCAGTCGTAGGAGCACTACTCCTACTTGTCATCGGCGAACGAAATAAAAACCTTGTGCGCTGGCTCGCCATAGTCTTCAGCTTCGCTGCACTGCTCCTGACCTTGATCCTATGGCGTCATTTTGATTCCGCCTCGGGCTCACTTCAATTTCAGGAGCGCTACCACTGGATACCTGCTCTAAGCATCGAGTATCACGTAGGCATCGATGGCCTCGGGCTCCTCATGCTTCTGCTCTCTTCCATCGTCGTGCCCATTGCAATAGCCGCATCATGGAAGATCCAGGAGAGAGTATCACTCTATTTCGCTCTCGTGCTTCTCCTGCAAACCTGCCTCTTCGGCACCTTCACCGCCTTGAACTTCGTCCATTGGTTCACGTTCTGGGAACTAAGCCTGATACCAGCCTTCTTTCTCATCAAGCTATGGGGTGGCCCGCGACGCACCTCGGCGGCCACACAATTTCTCGTCTACACGATGGTTGGTAGCATTGCCATGTTGTTGGCATTTCTCGCCATTTTTCTGGCGACGAAAAAATTTGACTTCATCGAACTCGCTCAATTAGCGCAAAGCGGGCAGCTTATGCCCGCGGTTATCGCGACGCTCGGCTGGCACCACTTCATCCCGCAGCACGTAGCATTGATGATCTTTGCTGGTGTCTTCCTCGGCTTCGCCATAAAGGTACCGCTGATCCCCTTCCACACATGGCTCCCATCTGCCTACTCCGAGGCGCCGACAGGCACCACAATCCTGCTGACCGGTGCAATGTCGAAGATGGGTCTCTACGGCTTTCTGCGTATTCTGTTTCCCATCTTCGGTGCGCAGATGCAGGCAGTATTGACACCGCTCCTATGGCTCGCTGTAGCTACGGTCGTTCTCTCGGCCTATGCCGCGCTCGCGCAAAAAGATCTGAAGCGCATCTTTGCCTATTCCTCCATCAACCATCTCGGCTACTGCCTGCTGGGAATCTTTGCAGTAGCAAAGTTCACCGGTGGAGACATGGCCCTGACCCCAGAGAAGTACGCCGCAATGAACGGTGTTTTTTTGCAGATGTTCAATCACGGCCTGACCGCTGCAACTCTCTTCTGGTTCATCGCCATGCTGGAGCAAAGAAGCGGAGGCCTACGCAGTCTCGGCGACTTTGGCGGCTTGCGCAAAGTAGCTCCTGTGTTTACCGGACTCATGGGCATTGCACTCTTCTCGTCATTGGGTCTTCCGGGTCTCAATGGATTCATCGGAGAGTTCTTGATCTTCAAGGGCTCTTTCCCTCTCGTCACCTGGGCTACGGCTCTCTCCGTGATTGGCCTGATGGTGACAGCAATCGTAATTTTAGGGATCATCCAGCGTGTCTTCTCTGAACCTCTCAATGAAAAATGGCTAACTTTTCCCGATCTCACAATAGGCGAATGGATAGTTTTAGTACCTGCTATCGGATTGATGTTTTTACTAGGCATCTATCCGCAATTAATACTCGCATTCGTGAATAACACGGTGATACAGATGGTTCAACAACTAACGTTTTAGTCGGAACATAAAACTGGCACTCCAACTATGCTCGCGTGGACGATCTACATATCATTTTTCGGAGCATTGACTCTGCTCCTGCTGCCGAAGGGTAGCACCGCCGTCGCGCGCATCCTCGCGCTGCTGACAGCAACCGCTGGTTTCGAGATCGCACTCACAGCATTCCTGCAACACAGAACGGGTGAGCTACAGACAATCACGCGCGTTCCATGGATACCCTCTCTCGGCATCGAATATCACCTCGCCGCTGACGGAATCAGCCTGTGCCTGATCCTTCTGACAGGAATCATCGCGATCACCGGTATTCTTTTTTCCTGGAATATCGTGACCCGCACAAAAGAATTCTTTTCGTTCTACCTGTTACTCATCGGCTCCGTATACGGCGTCTTCCTTAGCTACGATCTCTTTCTTCTCTTCGTGTTCTATGAGATCGTGATCATTCCCAAGTATTTTCTAATTGCCATTTGGGGTTCCACGCGTCGCGAATATGGCGCGATGAAGCTAGCGCTCTACTCTTTTATCGGTAGCGCAATGGTCCTTATTGGAGTCATCGCAGCCTATGTCGAGGCCGGAGCAAAGACCATGTCTGTCAATGATCTTGCCGGCTTCCCCTTTCCGCTCCACTTTCAGATGTGGGCTTTCCCACTAGTCTTCGTTGGCTTTGCAATCCTTGCTGGTCTGTGGCCCTTTCACACCTGGGCCCCTACGGGTCACGTCGCTGCACCCACGGCGGCTTCGATGCTCCTCGCCGGCGTGGTGATGAAGCTCGGAGCGTATGGCTGTCTCCGCGTGGCCATGACGCTGTTCCCGCTTGGCCTCGGTCCTTGGGGCTTCCATGTGCTCGGCCTCGCCTCGTGGCGCGATGTCTTCTCGCTTCTCGCAGTCATCGGAATCGTGTACGGTGCAATGGTCGCGCTGGTGCAGAAAGACTTCAAATTCGTCATCGGCTATTCTAGCGTCAGTCACATGGGCTTCATCCTGCTCGGCCTGATGACCTTGAATCAGATCGGCATCTCCGGTGCCGTGATACAGATGTTCTCTCATGGAATTCTTGCAGGTCTGCTATTCGCCATCGTTGGACGCATGGTCTATGACCGCACGCACACCCGTGAGCTCACAGCCCTCGGTCCGATGAATCTCAACAAGGTCATTCCCTTTTCCGCAGCCACCTTTGTGCTGGCTGGCATGGCCAGCATGGGTCTGCCGGGTTTTAGCGGGTTTGTTGCAGAGCTGATGATCCTTATCGGCGCGTGGCATGCGTTTCCTATTCTTGCAGTCTGCGTAGGCGTCGGTATCGTGATTGGCGTCGTATATATCTGGCGCGCTATGCAAAAGGCATTCTTTGCCGAACCCGACGACGCATCGACCCAATCGTCGCTGTTCCCTATCTCATTTCCAGAGCGCCTGGGAGCACTGATTTTGATCGGGACCAGCATAGCGATCGGACTCTATCCTCAGATACTTCTGAAGGTTATTACTCCAGCATTGAATTCTCCAATGTTTGAAGGCCTACGCAAAGGCGGCTGGTAATGATCTCCTACTCGCAACTGTTACAGCTCGTCATGCCGGAGGTCATCATAGCGATCACAGCACTGATCGTGCTAGCAGCGGATCTCTTACTCCTGCGTAACCATCCGACGCGACTCCGATTCTCCGTTGCAGCTGGTCTTGCATCGATTGGCTGTACAGGCGCAATCCTCCGACTACTTCTATCTTCAGAACAAACCAATGTCCTCGACGGAATGCTACTGACAAACCCAATAGTGCATTTCGTCCAAGTGGCATTGCTCGTCTTCACCATCATCACCCTCTTGCTCTCCGTGGATTCTACTTTCACTGAACACATCGGCGAGTTCGTCCTGCTTATCCTGCTTGCAACAACCGGCATGCTGTTCCTCGTAGGGTCTCAGAACATCTTGATCATCTTTATCTCACTGGAGCTGTTGAGCCTGTCGCTTTATATCCTCACAGCCTTCGACAAGCGCAGCCCACAATCCTCTGAAGCTGCCCTGAAGTATTTCCTTTTCGGTGGTATGTCTACAGCGTTTCTGCTTTTTGGATTTAGCCTGC includes the following:
- a CDS encoding NADH-quinone oxidoreductase subunit A, yielding MRTDPYLPILVLLLGALGFAVAPLALAWIWAKKFSPPKPGRDKNAVYECGLEASGDAWVQFKPGYYLYAIIFLVFDVEVVFLLPFATAFNGFGVGECIAMLAFLLLLIEGLAWAYQKNVLTWT
- a CDS encoding NADH-quinone oxidoreductase subunit B — translated: MDETLKIELSKQGIFATTLQELYNWGRRSSLWPLNFGLACCAIEMIATTMARYDLARFGAEVFRPSPRQADLMIVAGTITKKMAPQVVRLYNQMPEPKYVISMGACAISGGPFKQGYNVLKGIDRYIPVDIYIPGCPPRPEALIDGFMALQKKIDTQQLTGSNRPRHLNADEPSEFPVPEFGAHDLEPSQNPEIWHAPLVHISLADNDESGTA
- a CDS encoding NADH-quinone oxidoreductase subunit C gives rise to the protein MNLELLESEIEANVPGCRLEIIPNPSPSAQHSLLINPEHALTIAEFLRDAAHLRFDYCSNVTGIDWPAPESSGKIKLKEMGDGMEQDVEEEIKIQDAGYLEVVYHLYSMEKKHGPVTLRMRTEDRAERVHLPSLTPVWRSADFQEREIFDLYGVVFDGHPDLRRILMWDEFEDHPMRKDYREPDDYEYEPTAHDEVLRKAKQHHSTIV
- a CDS encoding NADH-quinone oxidoreductase subunit D — its product is MTTNTPLPPTAHLSPKPSINSGGTQLLEVSMGPQHPSTHGVFRMDVVLDGERVIKLKPIFGYLHRNHEKIAEDETYLGSMPYTDRLDYFCSITNNWAYALAVETLAGIQVPERAEYLRVITGELTRLQNHACLIGFLTQDMGASGTPLMYAFREREKILDLFEALTGARMMCNYMRFGGCRVDLPAGWLQQAKEVVEAFPRFLDEYESLLASNEILMSRTQGVGVLSKELAVNAGITGPMLRASGVNYDLRKVDKYGIYDRFTFRVPLGDHGDVYDRYMIRLLEMRESVKILQQAMRDIPDGPIMDAKTKIRGFRPKAGEAYGRIEAPKGELGFYLISDGSPNPYRYRVRPPSLINLTVLEDMCLGQNVADVVIILGSVDIVMGEVDR
- a CDS encoding 4Fe-4S dicluster domain-containing protein — encoded protein: MLGAGILKGLAETARNFLGSYVDKDRLTTVQFPEERAPRIEASRNFPFLVYDGTAKQEGLRCVSCLICEKECPPKCIFIEKSTDKKPDATGKLQFYPATFNIDISVCMSCQICVEVCPFNAIKMDVDFELSTTDRFSDLLWNKERLAKSNEYYREIHPIEAAAVDAELAEARARVAGAKAVTTSPPAQPSSGSSVEK
- the nuoH gene encoding NADH-quinone oxidoreductase subunit NuoH, translating into MTPETIDQIFVISKHWLLGYMPTALQPIGSAILSVVPVLVVFPLLFAITTVLERKGLGRIQNRYGPNRVGPYGFWQPIADGIKSLTKEDVVPRTADQVVHFLAPLLLVLAAFLGYAVLPIGKNMVITNLNAGVLFFFAVGSMVELAVFMAGWSSRSKYSLLGAMRAVAQMISYEVPLVLAAIVIIMASGSLSTVAIVNMQATYTGIWPHWFLFTPWGFAGFILFMIAATAESNRAPFDLPEGESEIIAGYYIEYSGFKFALFFLGEYLGMFATSGLAITLFLGGWAAPFSFLTWIPSYIWFFLKLLTLIAVFIWVRGTFPRLRMDQLMGLAWKFMLPMTLLNIFTAGIWHFIPEGILRWLVCSLLIVAPWILLSRGLKQRKKLQVRTYRFAE
- a CDS encoding NADH-quinone oxidoreductase subunit J family protein → MTASFLILAALTIAGTAAAMSLRNLIHCVLALTLGFLGLAMLYLQLGAQFVGFTQILVYIGAVAILAVFAIMMTQSAGPHAQPALSSFWITGCLVAGTVFVVLAWAICSGSASAPTPPQPGVSVNQIGDALMHQFALPLEIMGLLLTAALIGAVILAMPEKKGEQ
- the nuoK gene encoding NADH-quinone oxidoreductase subunit NuoK — its product is MNSLTGYLLLSALLFSIGLAGALTRRNAILVLIGIELMLNAANLNFIAFWRYGPNPSALTGIMFAIFSISVAAAEAAVGLGIILAVYRHAKTTDLDQMNSMKG
- the nuoL gene encoding NADH-quinone oxidoreductase subunit L codes for the protein MTWIVQNLWLVPVLPITAAGIIALTKQRHRVFAASLAIGSMAISFLLSLCAFAHALSTSQGEAAKQVFNFGWFQFGSEWLKLGWILDPLTAVMLLMVTFVGLLIFVYSVGYMAHDENFTRFFCFLALFAGAMLGVIIANSLLLLFMCWEIVGLTSYLLIGFWYANPKAAAAAKKAFLVTRIGDLGFFLGMAWLYAQTGTLLFYDGGSGCLEHSALTTLVTQTTIFGITASTGIALLIFCGAAGKSGQVPLHVWLPDAMEGPTPVSALIHAATMVAAGVFLIARIYPLMSAHVASLPLLTPTLALQVITWVGAITALFGALVAVAQYDIKRILAYSTVSQLGYMMMGLGVGGVSVGMFHLITHAFFKSLLFLGAGSVIHGCSGEQDIRRMGGLRKFMPITFATYAVGMLALCGFPLFFSGFWSKDEILHAAFVWSISRMPFYMGAFGALLTAFYMTRQLCYVFAGVSRQAAISHTFLSSDTHGHNATPHESPAVMTTPLLILAAFAILLGLIGAPAWPWFQSFLEGEHATLNFAAFSNAGILPLMAASSFLVFLGLGLGWWLYGRKPIATAEQPDALGKIQPHLFSILSHAFYVDELYSATILRLNAPCSLACDWFDRWVWNGAVQIISYLVLALAWLDNFFDTYVVNASFDESCQTVSRSGQILSRLQGGRIQSYLQMIGLALIVLVVLLLWGTKA
- a CDS encoding NADH-quinone oxidoreductase subunit M; the encoded protein is MIVYPWITTLTAIPVVGALLLLVIGERNKNLVRWLAIVFSFAALLLTLILWRHFDSASGSLQFQERYHWIPALSIEYHVGIDGLGLLMLLLSSIVVPIAIAASWKIQERVSLYFALVLLLQTCLFGTFTALNFVHWFTFWELSLIPAFFLIKLWGGPRRTSAATQFLVYTMVGSIAMLLAFLAIFLATKKFDFIELAQLAQSGQLMPAVIATLGWHHFIPQHVALMIFAGVFLGFAIKVPLIPFHTWLPSAYSEAPTGTTILLTGAMSKMGLYGFLRILFPIFGAQMQAVLTPLLWLAVATVVLSAYAALAQKDLKRIFAYSSINHLGYCLLGIFAVAKFTGGDMALTPEKYAAMNGVFLQMFNHGLTAATLFWFIAMLEQRSGGLRSLGDFGGLRKVAPVFTGLMGIALFSSLGLPGLNGFIGEFLIFKGSFPLVTWATALSVIGLMVTAIVILGIIQRVFSEPLNEKWLTFPDLTIGEWIVLVPAIGLMFLLGIYPQLILAFVNNTVIQMVQQLTF